The sequence below is a genomic window from Paenibacillus silvisoli.
GCGTCACGATCCGGTTCGAAATGACGAGCAGCTCCTCTTCCAGCTGCTTGCTGCTGTCTTCCGCCGAACCTCCGGCATTCGCGCCCTTTTTGGGACGCTCGCGATATTCTTGGTATCCCGATTCGATCCGGCGAATCGCGCCATCTTCAATGACCAGCAGCTTGTCGCAAATGCGGTCGATTAAATATCGGTCATGGGATACGACAATCAATGTTCCGTTATATTCGGACAGCGTCTCCTCCAGCTGCTCTCGGCTGGCCAAATCCAGATGGTTGGTCGGCTCATCGAGAATGAGCAAGTCCTGCTCCCGCATCATGAGCTGCGACAGCTTGATCCGGGTCCGCTCGCCAAGACTCAGCTGATGAATCGGCTTCTGCAGCATGGCCGCATCGAAGCCCATATTCGCGAGCATCGTTCGCGCTTTGCCGACATCGCTGCGAATGTCATGGCTGCCCTGGAGCAGCTCAAGCACGGTCCGCCGCTGATCCAGATCGGTCACATCTTGAGTCAGATAGGCAGCCTTCGCCGTCGGGCTGATCCACAGCCGGCCGGAATCGACGTCCTTCTGTCCAAGCAGCATCTGGATAAAGGTCGTTTTGCCGCTGCCGTTCGGACCGAGCAGGCCGATCTTCTCGCCCCGCTGCACATAGAAGGAGCTGTCCTTGAACAGCGGCCGGCCGCTATACGATTTGCCGATACGCTGCGCTTCCACGAGCCTGCGGCCGCGCTTCTCCGGCTGATCCCAGCCGAAGAGCACCTTCGCTTCCTCCTTCGGCTTCTTCACGCCTTCGAGATCGATCTTCTCAAGCCGGTGCAAGCGCGACTTAATCTGCTTATCCATGCTCTTGGCCTTGCTCCTGTAAAATTCCTTTACGCCTCGCATCTCCGCCATTTTACCTGTTTTGCCGGCTTCCCGATGCGCTTTATCCGACCAATTTTTCAGCCGGTTGATCTCCGCCTCGATCTTCTGCTCATACTTCTGCTGCTCCTCGAAATGATGCAGCTGGCTCTGATAGCGGCGCGCCTTCTCCTCCCGATAGAACGTATAGTTGCCAGGGAAAGGCGTAGACTTCCCGTCCTCCAGCTCGATGATGCGATCCACCGTTTGATCGAGAAAATACCGGTCGTGCGAAATAATGATCGTCGTGCCGTTGTATCGCTTCAGCTCCTGCACAAGCCAGTCGACGCCGTCGAAGTCCAAATGGTTCGTCGGCTCGTCGAGCAGCAAAATATCCGGCTTAGACGACCAAATATGCGCGATGGCGAGCTTCGTCTTCTCCCCGCCGCTGAGCCCGGCCAGCCGTTCGCCGTCCCATTCCTTCACTTTATGCAAGCCCAAGTGGCTCGCCGTGGCCAGAAATTGCTCCGTTTCGCGGGCGTCCGGCTCCCGCTCCATCATCGAGCTGAACGCATGCACCGTATAGGAGGTCGATTGAAGCAAGTAACCGATCCGCAGCTGCTGTTTGTGGAAGGTCAGTTTGCCTTCGTCGGGCTGGATCGATCCGAAAATCAAATTGGCCAGCGTCGTTTTGCCGGCTCCGTTCATGCCGACCAGGCCGATCCGTTCACTGCCTGCGATATCGGCGTCTACGTTCGCAAGCACCATGGTATCGCCGTAGCTTTTCTTTAAGCCTCGTAATGTTACTAATGTCATACCAATCACCACTTATTCGTTTAGTTGAACTACTGACATGGGCGATGATTGTCGAAGACAACAAAAAAACCGCAGACATCGCCTGCGGCTTGGATATACGGACATACGGATAGCGTGAATACGCCTCATACCAGGTAGCGCAAAAAAGCTTCGGCAACCTGAGAAAGGCAAAGGAGTCTGCTCCTATAGACACACGTAACCTATTCCGCTCCGCACGCAGGCTAAGCATCTCATCTCTTATCGTCATATTCGAAAATCATGATCGACAGAAAATTAGGTCCACATGATGTCTAATTGGATACCTCCATCCGTTAAAAGTTACCCCATTATAGCATGCCGTTTCCGAGATTGCACCTCTCATTTTCAAAATAAGGGCGGTTATTCGCTGTAAGCGGTGAAGTTAAAGCTTTCCGGCCCTACGCGAATTGTACCTAGAGCGGAGGATTGAATAAAGACGGAATACGCTTGGTTTGCAACGTTCGGCGCGTTGAAGTCGGAGCCGGAGAACGCGAAGAGCTGAGGTCCTAAGAGGCTTAAATCAAGGTTTTGCGATGCGGAAAATACATTGATATCCGATGCTGTCAGTCCTCTTGTTACGAAAATGTTTATGGTCGTGAGAAGAGGCAGAAGCGGAAGCTGGACTGCGCATACCCCCGTAAATTCGACGCGAGTCAGCCCCGGCAAGCCTCCGGAAAGATCGAGCGTTTGCTGAGCAATCATATTCGGAGTGTTGATGAGCGTGATCGGGACTGCAATGGAGTTTGCATAACTGGCATTTTGGGATGTTTTGGAATCCAATAATACGGCAGCCATTGAGTATCACCTCCTTTATGTTAATAATTTTATGTCGAGATGAGGCCAATAGCTTGGACACTTGTTTATTTTTATTTGGGATTATATCCCAATAAAAAATGACCGGCGATTGCTCGCCGGCCTATCGGTAAGGAATCAGGCGGTTAGCTCTTATTCGCCCGCCAATCCATCTTGCTGTTGTTCAGCAAGTATTCAAAATCGTTTTCAAGCCGCTTCTTCTCGGCCGCGCGCGCTTCTTCCTCGCGCTTGCGGATGTCGGCTTTCCGCTTCTCCTCCGCGTCCTTGAGCTCCTGCGCCGCGCCCTTCAGCTTATCCAGGACATCCGGACGAAGCAAATCCTTCAGCGTAGCCGGCTTCTCCTCGCTCGCTTGCTTCTGCTGCGCCGGAGCCGGTTTAAACTTGTTCTTCTTTGCCATCTGTATCACCTGCCTGCCCTCATTATAGCAAGCAACGCTTCAAGCTTACTAGTACCGCTGCTCGAGCTTCATCGTTTTCCAAACCGTTACGGACACGATCCAGGCCAGGATGAAGATCGCTACGAGAAAATAACCGAGGTCTCCAAGGTCAAGCGAGCTCACCCATTGCAGAAACGGTCCTTGCAGGTTCAGCCGCTCCGTCAATATTTGCAGCAGCTCCACCATGCCGATCAATAGCGCCGAAACGACGGATACGCTGGTGACCGTGACGTTGTAAAACATTTTGCGAAGCGGCGTGTGGAACGCCCAGCGGTAAGCTTCGCTCATAAACATGCCGTCGGCCGTGTCGAGCAGGCTCATGCCCGCCGCGAACAGCAGCGGCAGCGCGAGGATGCCCAGCATCGAAACGGAGCTTTGCGCTGCCCCGGCGGAAAGCGCCATCAGCCCTACCTCAGTCGCGGTGTCGAAGCCGAGCCCGAACAGAAAGCCGAGCGGGTACACATGCCAGCTGCGGTTAATGAGACGAAATAGCGGCTTGAACAGGCGCGAGAAGAAGCCTCTGGCTTCCATGAGCCGATCGATCTCGTCCTGGCTGTGCCGGCCCGCGCGCAGGCCGCGGAACATCTGAAACAGATTGATCAAGATAAGCAAATTGACAATGCCGATCAGCAGCAGAAAGATCCCGGATACGGATGTGCCGATCAGCTTGCCCGTGTGCTGCATCATCGGCATTTCGTTCTGGATCCATTTGACCGAGAACGCGATCGCCAGCACCATCAGAAACACGACGGACGAATGGCCAAGCGAGAAATAGAAGCCGACGCCCAACGGGTTTCGTTTCTGCTGCACCAGCTTCCGGACCGTATTGTCGATTGCCGCGATATGATCGGCATCGAACGCATGCCTCATGCCGAGCGTGTATGCGAGCAGCCCGAGACTCCAAAAACCGGCGTCCGCGCGGACCGCGATCATGAGGCCGGTAAGCCCCAATAGATGCAAGGCGATGACGACAATGATGTAGCCCGCCCACGATTTTCGAGACTTCCAAAGGTTATGCATGATTCCCTCGCCCTCCCATGTTACATTATCTAACAAACCCGCGTGAGTTCATTATAAAAGGAACCTCCTGGAATAGCTACACAAAAAAAAGACCGACTAATGAGGTCGGTCAAAATAAGGCCGGCTTTAGGGTCCACGTTTGCAGCTGGGAATGCCGAATCAATTTGGGTACCTTCAAGTCCTGCGGGAACGGACTCCACTTCGGCCCCCAAACTTCGTCTGTTTTGGCGTGCATGATCGGTACCAAGCGCCCCGTTACAAGCTCAACGCGATCTTGCTCGCTAAGCCCGTTCGCAATGATGCTGGCTAGCGTGCAAGTGAGGTCAACCGGGCTGATCCGGCAGCCCGAAACGGTGAAGGAGTCAGGCAGCTGCTTGTAGTCCAGTACGCTTGGATATTCCACGGAGATGGCTTCGATGACAGCAGAGACGAGGAAGCTTTCAGATGCTCGTTCGCTCTCCACTTCATGCTCTGGTCCGTATAGGAGCTCAGGCAACAATGAATCGCCGCGCAAATAGCTGCAAAAGAGCGAATGCAGCTCTGAAGCCGACAGCGAGTACCCGTTATGTACGCAGTAGGTCAGATCACTTGATACGACGGAAGCAAGGGCGCGGACATCCGCGGCCGCCAATGGCTGCCGGTTGGACGTTTCCATTTGAAGCGCTTCTTCCGAAGTGATGTAAGTTACGTTTGGTTTCGTCAGCGTATAGTCCAGGAAGGAGCCGAGCATTTCAATATACGTTTCCATAGCGCCGGAAGGTCTAAGCGGAGCTGGCCGCCATTGATCGCGAGGCGTATTATGACCGTAGTTGAAGTTTACGCCGTCCCAGAAGCCCGTACACGCAAACTCGCAAGGATGATAGAAAATGCTTATGAAGCCGCCGTCCTCCTGCATCAGCTCGTCGTATAGGCGGTCGAAGTCGCGTATGCCCTCTTGCAGCCCGTTCTCGTTCAACTCCATGCGCATAATGCCTTTGAGATCGGTCAGATTGAGCATGCCGCCGTACCAGAATGGTTTGTTGTGGAGCGTAATTTGATCGTGGACATCGAGATAGACCGGAATCCCCCATTTGCGCAGCGCGGGAAAAGCTTGCGGCGCCCATGAATAACCGGGCTGACCGTAGCATTTGCTTGCCTTTCCCGTAATTCTCGCGACATCATCGAGTCCGTCTTTCTCTCGCCGTTCAAATTCCATTGCCCCTTCGGCGAACCCGTACGCCTCCAGATATTCGCTTTTCGTAGGATGCACGCTGTGGTAGTCCGTGTGATAGCCAACCTCATGCGGCTTTAACTGTTCTATGATATCCGTCCTGCTGCCACGCTCCAGCTTGCGCGCTTTCTCGCCGACGATCTTGAAGCTTGCTTTTATATTTCGGCTGTTCAGCATATTCAGCACGGCTAGCAGCGCATCTTCCGCTTCCTTCGTGATGTAGTCTTCCGTATCGAACCAGAGCATCACATGAATAGCTGGCACTTTATTTGCCTCCCCATTCTCACGTCGTAAAAAAATCCGCGAATGCCGCGGATTATCGATCATCAAGCTTCAATAGCGCGCCAATCGCGCCGCAATATTCGCCTTGCTCCAGAAACAGCGGCGCAGCTCCCCGAAGCACGGTATAATCTTGGATAACCGCTCTTAGATGGTCATTATCGATAAAAGACGAACCGATGTAAACGATCGAGGTCGTTCCGAATTGTCCGGCCGCCAGCACGCTTGCGGTCGCTACCGTTTCCCCTACCATGCCGACAACGGCCGCCAGCAGATCCTGCTTCGAAATCCGGTCGATCCCGTCGATATGACTGAGCTTCGCAAAGTTGCTCGCCGTTAAATGGCCCGGTATCGGCGTCTCGGCGCCGTTATAAATATCGCTGACCGTCAAATCGATGCGCTCGCGAACGCCTTGCTTCGCCAACGAAACAATGTCGTTGAAATTCGACAGCCCGGTAACGAGCCGGGAGAGCCCCATTAACGTACCGCCGCCAATGCCGGTACCGCCGATACGACGATGCTTAGCCGCGTCGACATAATGAATCGAGGTGCCTGTACCCACGTTCACAAGGACAAACGCCTGCGGATTTGCACCGTTCTTACCCAGTAGGGAGTTCGCGCCGGCAACGGTGGCCTCGAATTCAATCATTTCGGACACGTTCGCGGATAGCCGCTCTTTGAGCCGGGCCGCTCCTCCGCCAGTGACGCAAACGGAAGCAGGCTTCACGCTTTCCACCCAGGACACGACGGCATCCAGCTCGGCGATTGCAACTTTTTTATACTCCATGTCAAATTTGCTTACAAAAGCCAGCTTAATGAGCGTCCCGCCCACATCGATTCCGATTCTCATGGTGGTTCCTTTCTCAGCGCTCGTTAACGGCAGCCGTCCACGCCTCGTGCAGCTCACCGATCGATGGATAACGTTCGTTCTTCTCTAATTGTACGGCTTTCGACGCAATCGCATGCAAGCGTTCTCCGGCTTCCCATTTCTCGATCGAGCGGTCAACGCCGCCGCCGAACAATTGAAAGGCCGTCGCACCCATGACAAACACATTGGACCGCTCATCGATTTGAGCGCCTAGCTGTAACTCTTCCGGCGACATATACCTGCTCGATCCCCACATGCGGCCCATCGTATTCATAACGGGCATAGGTCTGTAAAACTCAATGTCGCACAGCATCGTATGCTTCGATTGAAAATCATACATGATACTGCCGTCATAGAAGTCGAGCGCAATATAACCGCAAGCGTGAACATGCTCGTGAAAATTCAGGATCGTCTCGAAAATCCGAAGCTTGTCCTCCACGGGCAAGGCGATAAATCGATCGTACGACTGGTATTGCCTGCCCATGCATTCGCCGTCGAACCAATCGAACACCGTCAGATAGCCCCCGGCAATTTCTTTATGCTGATGGATCTGAATGAGGCTGGGGTGGCTCAAATGTTCATAGATGCGAATGGTTGATTTGAGCCGGGCGATGGCTTCTTCCGCGCTCACATTGCTTAACATCGTCGCGGCCCCCGCCAATTTCAAGAACAGCTTCTTGTCGCGTCCTTGAACGCCGAAACAGAGATTGCCGGAATCCTGCTGATCGAAAACGGCAAACACGCGGCCATATTCGGAAAGGAACGTAAAATCGAAGTCTTCCTTCAAATCGAACGCGACCTCGTCGATCGTTTTCGTAATCATGCCTTGGCTCCTTCCAGCAGCTGCCTCCGCGTCCATTCGTTCGCGACGGCCGGGTCTTCATCCCCCGACAGCCGGTCAAACAGCCGCTTCCGCAGCTCCGCCACGACGTCTGCATGTTCCTTCCTGCCAATGACATTATCCAGCTCGCCTGGATCGTCATCCAGCCTGTAAAGCTCGTCGGTGTCCGTTAAGTTCCATATATATTTCCATTCCCGCGTACGGATCATGCGCTGCGTATACAGTCCGAACTGCTGGCCGTTATAGGAGGCTACGACCTCATCGCGCCATGGCTGATCCGACTCGCCCGCCGTAACGAGCGGCGTCAAAGACCGGCCATGAAAAGCCGCGTCGTTATTCGCATCCAGCCCTGCTAATTCAAACAGCGTCGGAGCCATATCGAGCAAATTGTAAACGAAGTCATCGCGTTCGACGCCTGCTTGAACTTGTCCCGGCCAAGAAATCATAAGCGGCACGCGCACGACATCGTCGTAGAGAATATAGTGCTTATCCATCATGCGATGCGAGCCGCACATATCTCCGTGATCCGCCGTAAAAACGATCAACGTGTTATCGGCCGCCCCAATCCTTTCAAGCGCGCTCAGCACGCGGCCGATCGCGTCGTCAAGCTGGCTGATAATGCCGTAATAGCGCGCGACGACAGGCGCCCAGTCCGCCCACGCGTAATTTTCGATTCCCCAGCTGAGCAGCTGCTGACGTTGAATGTACGGCTTGCCGGCAAACGTCTCCTGGAAGCCGAGCCACTCCGGAATATCATCCGGATGATACATCGCTGCGAACTCGCCAGCCGGGCGGCATGGCAAATGCGGCTCCTCAAAATGAAGAGCCACATGCCACGGGCCTCCGCCGGCCTGCAGCCGCTCCATCTCCTCGATAGCCCGGTTCGCGAACCAATGCGTTTCCGCATCCTCGACCGGGATCGGATTTTTCTCGCCGAAAAAGCCGTTCGTGTAACTCACTTCCGGGTAGAGGCTTTTCCGGAACGCGCGATAATCGTCTACGCCGACGTAGGAGCCGTAGCCGAACGCCGTCGGATCGAGCTCCGGGTTAACGCCCCATTTGCCGAGAAAAGCCGACGCATAACCGTGCCCTGCCAATGCGGCGCTCCAGGAATATTGATCGGGCTGCAAATAGCCGACAGGCAGAAACGCGTTGTAATTCCACAGCGCCCCGATCGTTTCGGCTCTTCTGCCGTGCAGCATCGACTGCCGCGCCGGACTGCAAACCGGAATATGCGAATAGGCGTGGTGAAACACGGTGCTTTGCGCCGCGAGCTTATCCAGATGCGGCGTCTGAACGGGATAGACGCGGCTATAGCCGACGCAATCGTAACGCAATTGGTCGGCTGTAATGAGTAATATATTAGGAGGGCTCTGTGCCATTAGCGATAATCGTCTCCTCTCCGGTATAGCCGCTCGCGCGGTATTGGCTTGGCGAACAGCCGACATGCCGCAGAAACAGCCGATTAAAAAACGACTGATCCTCGTAGCCGACCATGGTCGCGATGACGATCACCTTCTCGTCCGTATCGTGCAGCAGATGCTTGGCCCGCTCGATCCGTATTTCGTGAAGCGCCTCGAAGACGCTTCGGTTATATTCTTCCTGCATCAGCCGGTTCAGCTGCCGGATGCTGGCATTGAACAAGGACGACAGCGACTGCAGCGTAATCTTCTTCTCGTAATTGCGCTCCAAGTAGCCGTAAATGCGCTTCGCCGTCATTTCGCGCTCCATTTGGCGGGGCGACGGATGGATGCGCTGCTGCTGCATCAGCGTGTAATACCGCGAGAGCAGCACGAGCAGCTCGATCATTTGCAGCCTGATGAGCGTCGTGTGGCCGATGGAGCGCCCGTTCATCTCGCGGATCATATTTTCCAGCAGCTGCAGCGCATGAGCCGCATCTTGGCCATGCAAATTGAGCCGATGGTTGAATCGCACCTCGTGCTTCAAAAACGGATGCACATAGAAATAGTCCATCGAGCCGGTAATTTCGAGCTCGCCCAGAAGCGCATCCGGGATAAAAGAAGGCATGAACAAGCAGTTGATGATTTCCATCTGCTCGCCCTTCTCCACCTCGTACGCATGCGTTTCGCCGGGGTTGATGATGAAGACGTCGCCGGCATGAACGTCATAGTGCGTCCCTTCGAAGACATGCTTCCCCTTCCCGCGGACGACATAGACGAGCTCGACAAATTCATGCCCATGCTCCCGAATGGAGCCTTGCACGGTTCGTGTAATCCAGAACGGAAATTCAACCTTCATGTAGCCGTTGCTGCTCAAAATATCCTTCATACACGCCACCCTCACTAGCAAGTCTGCGCCTGCGATGATGCGGAACTATTTGCTGCTGTGCGAATGCTTTCCTGCCGCTTCGTCAAACCGGGCGCGGTCCGGGTTGCTCTTCCATTCGTCCCAGGACATGCCCGCCCCCGCCAAAATCTGCTCGATCCGTCTGCGGAAAGGAAGCCCTCTCTCCTTCAGCTGGATGCGCATCGGATCCGGTCTGCCTCCCAGCTTCCCTGCGACCCATTCGTCCAGCTCGCGCTCGAACGCATCGGCCAGCTCAGGCTCGACTTCAGCGAGATTCATCGTCTCGCCGGGGTCGACGGATAGATCGTACAGCTCGCGCGGCGGCCTGGTGAAAGGTCCGGCATCGTACGTACGAATAAACTTGTAACGGCCGGTACGAATGCCCCTCGCCGCCTGCCACGCGCATTCGCTCAAATATACGGTGGCGTGGGTCCCGTCCGTTTTGCTTTCGATCGCATCCCATAGACTTCTGCCGTCAAGTCCTGCCGGCTCGGCAAGCTTGGTAAGATCGATGCCTGCCGGCGCCTCCCGCTTAACCGCCTCCAGCAGCGTCGGAAGCAAATCGACCTGCTGGACCAAACCAGGCGCGCGTCTGCCTTCCGGCAGTCTGCCCGGCCATCTCATAATGACGGGGACGTTGACGGTTGGCTCATACAGACCGCAATGATCCCAATAAATATCGTGCTCCGTCAAGCTTTCGCCATGATCGCCGAACAGGACGAGCAGCGTGTCATCCTGAATGCCTAAATTCGCCAAATGATCGTCAAGCTCCTTCAACCGGTCGTCCAAATAGCGGATTTCCGCGTCGTAGAGCGCGTCATAGTAATCGCTGTCGGTCACGTTTCCGACGAGATCGTAGTGATGGTGCTTAAAGAACGGATAGGCGG
It includes:
- the abc-f gene encoding ribosomal protection-like ABC-F family protein; protein product: MTLVTLRGLKKSYGDTMVLANVDADIAGSERIGLVGMNGAGKTTLANLIFGSIQPDEGKLTFHKQQLRIGYLLQSTSYTVHAFSSMMEREPDARETEQFLATASHLGLHKVKEWDGERLAGLSGGEKTKLAIAHIWSSKPDILLLDEPTNHLDFDGVDWLVQELKRYNGTTIIISHDRYFLDQTVDRIIELEDGKSTPFPGNYTFYREEKARRYQSQLHHFEEQQKYEQKIEAEINRLKNWSDKAHREAGKTGKMAEMRGVKEFYRSKAKSMDKQIKSRLHRLEKIDLEGVKKPKEEAKVLFGWDQPEKRGRRLVEAQRIGKSYSGRPLFKDSSFYVQRGEKIGLLGPNGSGKTTFIQMLLGQKDVDSGRLWISPTAKAAYLTQDVTDLDQRRTVLELLQGSHDIRSDVGKARTMLANMGFDAAMLQKPIHQLSLGERTRIKLSQLMMREQDLLILDEPTNHLDLASREQLEETLSEYNGTLIVVSHDRYLIDRICDKLLVIEDGAIRRIESGYQEYRERPKKGANAGGSAEDSSKQLEEELLVISNRIVTLLGEISLLKPTDSQYAALDEEYKQLLRQKKQLSMR
- a CDS encoding YqkE family protein, with amino-acid sequence MAKKNKFKPAPAQQKQASEEKPATLKDLLRPDVLDKLKGAAQELKDAEEKRKADIRKREEEARAAEKKRLENDFEYLLNNSKMDWRANKS
- a CDS encoding HoxN/HupN/NixA family nickel/cobalt transporter, with product MHNLWKSRKSWAGYIIVVIALHLLGLTGLMIAVRADAGFWSLGLLAYTLGMRHAFDADHIAAIDNTVRKLVQQKRNPLGVGFYFSLGHSSVVFLMVLAIAFSVKWIQNEMPMMQHTGKLIGTSVSGIFLLLIGIVNLLILINLFQMFRGLRAGRHSQDEIDRLMEARGFFSRLFKPLFRLINRSWHVYPLGFLFGLGFDTATEVGLMALSAGAAQSSVSMLGILALPLLFAAGMSLLDTADGMFMSEAYRWAFHTPLRKMFYNVTVTSVSVVSALLIGMVELLQILTERLNLQGPFLQWVSSLDLGDLGYFLVAIFILAWIVSVTVWKTMKLEQRY
- the coaW gene encoding type II pantothenate kinase; the protein is MRIGIDVGGTLIKLAFVSKFDMEYKKVAIAELDAVVSWVESVKPASVCVTGGGAARLKERLSANVSEMIEFEATVAGANSLLGKNGANPQAFVLVNVGTGTSIHYVDAAKHRRIGGTGIGGGTLMGLSRLVTGLSNFNDIVSLAKQGVRERIDLTVSDIYNGAETPIPGHLTASNFAKLSHIDGIDRISKQDLLAAVVGMVGETVATASVLAAGQFGTTSIVYIGSSFIDNDHLRAVIQDYTVLRGAAPLFLEQGEYCGAIGALLKLDDR
- a CDS encoding protein kinase domain-containing protein, giving the protein MITKTIDEVAFDLKEDFDFTFLSEYGRVFAVFDQQDSGNLCFGVQGRDKKLFLKLAGAATMLSNVSAEEAIARLKSTIRIYEHLSHPSLIQIHQHKEIAGGYLTVFDWFDGECMGRQYQSYDRFIALPVEDKLRIFETILNFHEHVHACGYIALDFYDGSIMYDFQSKHTMLCDIEFYRPMPVMNTMGRMWGSSRYMSPEELQLGAQIDERSNVFVMGATAFQLFGGGVDRSIEKWEAGERLHAIASKAVQLEKNERYPSIGELHEAWTAAVNER
- a CDS encoding sulfatase-like hydrolase/transferase, giving the protein MAQSPPNILLITADQLRYDCVGYSRVYPVQTPHLDKLAAQSTVFHHAYSHIPVCSPARQSMLHGRRAETIGALWNYNAFLPVGYLQPDQYSWSAALAGHGYASAFLGKWGVNPELDPTAFGYGSYVGVDDYRAFRKSLYPEVSYTNGFFGEKNPIPVEDAETHWFANRAIEEMERLQAGGGPWHVALHFEEPHLPCRPAGEFAAMYHPDDIPEWLGFQETFAGKPYIQRQQLLSWGIENYAWADWAPVVARYYGIISQLDDAIGRVLSALERIGAADNTLIVFTADHGDMCGSHRMMDKHYILYDDVVRVPLMISWPGQVQAGVERDDFVYNLLDMAPTLFELAGLDANNDAAFHGRSLTPLVTAGESDQPWRDEVVASYNGQQFGLYTQRMIRTREWKYIWNLTDTDELYRLDDDPGELDNVIGRKEHADVVAELRKRLFDRLSGDEDPAVANEWTRRQLLEGAKA
- a CDS encoding AraC family transcriptional regulator, which codes for MKDILSSNGYMKVEFPFWITRTVQGSIREHGHEFVELVYVVRGKGKHVFEGTHYDVHAGDVFIINPGETHAYEVEKGEQMEIINCLFMPSFIPDALLGELEITGSMDYFYVHPFLKHEVRFNHRLNLHGQDAAHALQLLENMIREMNGRSIGHTTLIRLQMIELLVLLSRYYTLMQQQRIHPSPRQMEREMTAKRIYGYLERNYEKKITLQSLSSLFNASIRQLNRLMQEEYNRSVFEALHEIRIERAKHLLHDTDEKVIVIATMVGYEDQSFFNRLFLRHVGCSPSQYRASGYTGEETIIANGTEPS
- a CDS encoding sulfatase family protein; translation: MKIILISLDTLRASRLSSYGYAKRTSPHMDRIASEGVLFEQAYAADIPTEVAHTGVFTGKIGLTTGVVSHGSDLTQLPKSVEWLPHLLRSAGFTTGAVDNLYQLKEWFARGYQYYINSVGGNRWIDGSTVNSLAMPWIEQHKDESFFLFLHYWDAHTPYLPPASYIPEFYDSSKDPYDSRNKSMEPAYNHSAYPFFKHHHYDLVGNVTDSDYYDALYDAEIRYLDDRLKELDDHLANLGIQDDTLLVLFGDHGESLTEHDIYWDHCGLYEPTVNVPVIMRWPGRLPEGRRAPGLVQQVDLLPTLLEAVKREAPAGIDLTKLAEPAGLDGRSLWDAIESKTDGTHATVYLSECAWQAARGIRTGRYKFIRTYDAGPFTRPPRELYDLSVDPGETMNLAEVEPELADAFERELDEWVAGKLGGRPDPMRIQLKERGLPFRRRIEQILAGAGMSWDEWKSNPDRARFDEAAGKHSHSSK